Below is a window of Sulfitobacter sp. BSw21498 DNA.
ATCACTCGCCAAGGGCGATACCTTCGCGGCGCGGATCTGCCCCGCCGCGAAGGTCTTCACCAATCGAAATCATGTGCAGCCCCGAGGTCAGTGCGCGTGTGTTCACCTCGTACCCAAGGGCTGTCAGCGCATCTGCCATTTTGGCAGTGTCAGTGCCTTCTTCTAAGTCATAGGGACCGAAACGGTTGATCGCATGGGGCAGCGCTGCGGCCTGCTGCACGTCCATGCCCCAGTCCAGATGCGCGATGATCGCTCCGGCGACATAGCCGATGATCCGGCTGCCACCGGGGCTGCCCACGGCCAGAACCGGCGCGCCATCCTTCATCACAATCGTCGGTGCCATCGACGACCGCGGTCTTTTTCCGGGCTCGACACGATTGGCAATCGGCACCCCGTCGGTGTGCGACCGGAAAGAGAAATCCGTCAGCTCGTTATTCAACAGAAACCCGCGTACCATCAGGCGGCTACCAAAGCCGTTCTCAATCGTCGTGGTCATGCTCGCCACATTGCCCATGCTATCAACAATCGACACATGCGAGGTCGAGGGCAGCTCGATAGAGATATCATCGGCAAGGTTTAGCGCGTGATCAAAAGCCGGCGCGCCCGCGGTCACTTCGGGCAGGGCGTCGTCGCCCCGCAACAGCTTGGCACGTTCCGCCAGATAGGTCGGGTCCAGCATTCCAGCCACCGGCACAGGCACATAATCGGTATCCGCGACATAGCGGCCCCGATCCGCAAAAGCGAGCCGCGAGGCATCGCCGATCAGCCGCAGCACCTGCGCGTCCACCGGACCGGCGCCGAGGTCCGCATTTTCCAGCAGCCCCAGAATTTGCCCCACGGCGAGCGCGCCGGACGAGGGCGGCCCCATGCCGCAGACCTCGTGCCCGTGGTAGGGCGCACAGACGGCATCGCGCTCTTTGACCTGATAGATCGACAGATCGACTTCTGACAGCACACCGGGGTTGCCTTTGGCCCCTTGGACAGCCGCCACAATGTCGCGGGCGATGTCACCGGTATAAAAGGCATCGCTCCCGCGTTCAGCCAGCGCCGCGACCGTGCGCGCATAGTCAGGGTTTTTCAGCGTATCCCCGGCCTGCACCGGCGTGCCGTTCGGCATGAAATAGGATGCTGTCGTTTCCGAAGTTGCCAGCCTTTCGGCGTCCTCCGCCACGAGCCCCGCAAGGCGTGGGGAAACGGCGAAACCCTTGTCGGCCAATGCGATGGACGGCGCGAGCAAATCAGCCCACGGCTGGTTGCCCCATTTTTCATGTGCAGCGGCCATCAACGCAGGCGTGCCCGGTGTTCCGACGGAACGCCCACCGACGACCGCATCAAAGAA
It encodes the following:
- the ggt gene encoding gamma-glutamyltransferase codes for the protein MVVAQQAADSVAPEGASQGTFTDISPHITAAFDAKTAGKPVVAQNWMVAAANPHAVKAGADVLAKGGTAADALVAVQAMLGLVEPQSSGLGGGAFLVWYDAASGKLTTLDGRETAPLAVTPQLFQDAQGVPMGFFDAVVGGRSVGTPGTPALMAAAHEKWGNQPWADLLAPSIALADKGFAVSPRLAGLVAEDAERLATSETTASYFMPNGTPVQAGDTLKNPDYARTVAALAERGSDAFYTGDIARDIVAAVQGAKGNPGVLSEVDLSIYQVKERDAVCAPYHGHEVCGMGPPSSGALAVGQILGLLENADLGAGPVDAQVLRLIGDASRLAFADRGRYVADTDYVPVPVAGMLDPTYLAERAKLLRGDDALPEVTAGAPAFDHALNLADDISIELPSTSHVSIVDSMGNVASMTTTIENGFGSRLMVRGFLLNNELTDFSFRSHTDGVPIANRVEPGKRPRSSMAPTIVMKDGAPVLAVGSPGGSRIIGYVAGAIIAHLDWGMDVQQAAALPHAINRFGPYDLEEGTDTAKMADALTALGYEVNTRALTSGLHMISIGEDLRGGADPRREGIALGE